CACAAGCATGTGGACCAAGTCGGCAATCTTTCCCTCGGTACCTGCCAGGAACTCGGAGAAGTTCTCGGTGATGGCCTCGTCGCGTATCGTCCTCTGCAGATCGATGACGAATAGATTATCGACCGACTCCGGCAGGGTTGCAAGCGTCTGAAGTGCCTTTTCACGGCGCTCGGATTCGAAGGTGTACGGTATGGTGCACAGCGACACCATAGCTTTATCGAGATCTCTGGCACATTCAGAAATCAGAGTGTGTGCGGCTTCGAACGATGCTCCGCCCAGAGGAGACAGGAGCAGGATCTGACTGTAATCGGAAAGCACATCGCGGAGCCTGCCGGCATTGAGATTGATGTCCTCGGTAAGCTCCAGACAATCCTGATTGAGAGTGTATTCCTCCTCGGCGAAACTGCGGTAATCCATCAGGAGCACGGGACTGTCGTACTTCTCGGAATAGGTCCTGGCACAGCTGCATCCGTACCCTCCGTAACCGATTACGAGAGTACCCGGCATTCACTCATCCTTCCTATCCGACTCGAGGCCTTTGGCGATGACATCGGTGAGTACGCGGCCCGCATCGGTGCCGTCGGCGGTGAAATCGTTGAGATCCAGTTCCGCCCTCGCCCTGAGACGCTCCAGGGCCTCCGCCCTCTGTTCGGGGGAGAACTTTGATTCCAAAAGTGCCTCGACGGCGGCTTTGACAGCCTCAGCTTCCGAAGCAAAGTCATGACGGTTCACGAGTTCCGAGAGCAACAAAAGGTCATCAGAAGAAAGTCTCACGATGACTCTTTCCTCATTGTCCATGGACCGCACCACATGTTAAAAGTTACAGGGGCGAAAGCCCCTGTGAAGGTAAAGCGTTTGAAGTATCCGATCAAGTCGAAAAGCTCATCCGAAGAGTGCGCTGAGACCAGCTGCTGCCTCGTCCTCGCTGACTTTCTCCTCTTCTTCCTCAGCAGGTGCTGCTGCGGGTGCGTCAGCTGCGGCTGCGGGTGCGGCTGCGGCTGCTGCTGCGGGAGCGGCGAAGGAAGCGTTTGCGATAGCTTCCTTGATGTCGACTCCCTCGAGGGATGCAACGAGTGCTTTGACTTTTGCGGCGTCAACTTCTGCGCCTGCTGCGTTGAGGATAGCCGTGATAGCATCTTCGGTAATCTCTTTTCCAGCAGAGTAGAGGACCATTGCGCTGTAAATGTACTGCATTTCATTCATCTCCTATTTTCATCCGAAGAGTGCACTGAGACCGGCTGCTGCCTCGTCTTCGCTTACTTCTTCGGCTTCTTCTTCGTCTGCTTTCTGCTCCGCCTGTGCGACGGGTTCTGCTGCGGTAGCGACGGGTGCAGAGGAAATCCTTGCTGCGATGTCGTCGTTAGTGTACCCGGTTGCAGAAGCTACGGCAAGCATTTGACTGTCTGCCTTGGCAAAAAGCGCTCCAATTGTCTCTTTAGTCGGTATCGCGGCCTCAACAGAGAGCGAGTAGGCGCTCCTGTATGCCTTCGCAATCAGAGTGGGCAGGGTCTCCTTTGCAGGGTATGCAATCTCGACTGCCACTGCGAGTGCGTCGTGCGCGGCCGTAGCGAACATATTGCTGTAATAATCATCAGGAATGTCCAGAACAGACCTGCTGTAAACGATTCCGTCGCCGTAGACTGCTTTCGCGTCCATTCCGACGATCATGGGAAGAATTTCCAGCTTGGGAAGCATTGCTGCCAGGTCAGCGGAGATTGCCTCTCCTTCCTTGACAACAGTGGTGTCCTTCTTGATGGTTATTTTTCCGTTCATAATCTGAGCGGGAAGCCCGAGTTTCTGAAGTTCACCGATGATAGGTCCGGGTCCAAAGGGGGTGGGTCCGGCAGGGACAACGATGTCGTAGGGTGCTTTGTCACCGGCCTTTGCGGGCGCGGGGGACATGGTCGCCTTAAGCTTGTTAAAAAGCTTGAAAGCGTTCATGTCAGTGGTGACAATGGCGCACTGTCCATCGACGTGCTCAGCAAGTGCATCGATTCCGGGCTTGTACTGAACAGCCTCGTCAAGAGCCAGGCGAATAAGGTTATTCTTGGTCATCTTGATCTTGGCGTGTCCGCGCATTCCAGCCCTCATCGCCTGAATCTGCTGGCCGGGGATACCTTGCATACTGACGACCGCGACAACGGGCGCGTTCTTGATATCCTCGACGATTTCACCGACGAGTTCCTTCTTCCAACTTGCAACGTGTGCCATCCTTAGACCTCCTCAGAGCAACCTCTCCGCGGGACCCATAGTGGTCTTGATGTAAGCGGATGCGATGTTGTGGGATCCTTTCTCAAGGTGTCCTTCAACACGCTTCATGATGAGATCGGCATTCTCAGCGATATCATCTGCAGACATCTCGACGGTTCCGATGGGGACATGGAAAGTTTTCTTGTCTTTCGTCCTAACAGTCACAGACTTACGGAAGTTTGCGATAAGGGCAGCCGGATCTGCTCCGGGTGCGATGGGCTTAGGCATCTTTCCGCGAGGACCGAGAACGGTACCGAGCCTCTTACCGACCTGCGCCATTAAAGGTGCCTCGGCAATGAAGTAATCGATGTCATTTGCGATCTTCTTAGCCTGCTTCTTGTTCCCTGCGAGAGTTCCGAGTTCCTCGGGAGTAATCACAAGGTCAGCAACGTCTTTGGCTTTCAAGGCAAGTTCGCCACCACCAATCACAGCGATCTTGACTTCCTTTCCGCGTCCCTTGGGGAGAACGATGTCTTCCTGAATACGGTTCTTAGGAAGGGAGAGGTCAACATCTTTGAGATTGATGGCCAACTCAACCGTCTCAACAAATTTGCGCTTCTTTGCACTATCAAGTGCCTTCTGCACAACTATTACGGTTGGTTTATCTGCCAATACAATTCCTCCTCGTAGTGCTAACGGGCGGTTTAGACCCTCCTACGAGCAGACTGTCGTAAGTTGGGGTCATATATAAAGGTGTCCCACTTGACACAATATTATACTATAGAACAGAAGGAAAAGGGGGATGTTGATCCCCCTTGTGAAGGGTTTGTTTCACTGGAGCTCAGCGTCGTAGACGCCGGCCCTGACATCGGCCTGGAAGACCTTTGCATCCTTGCCGTCGATGGTGACACCGAGGGAGACACAGTTTCCTGCGACTTCCATGACACGTGCCTTGACGGTTGCTCCGAGGAGGTCGTCCTGCTTCTGTGCTGCGACCTTCTTGGCCTGCTCGACGGTGAGGTTTCCGACCTTGGTGGTCTTGGGGTTGCCGGATCCGAGGGGGATGCCGAGCTCTGCCTTGATGAGAGCGGACATGGGGGGAGTTCCGACCTTGATCTCGAAGGTCTTGTCGTCGTTGATGAGAACGGTTACAGGGACCTTCATTCCCTCGAATGCCTTGGTCTTCTCATTGATCTTTGCAACTACCTGGGCGGTGTTGACTCCTTTGGGTCCGAGTGCGGGTCCAAGAGGGGGTCCTGCGGTTGCTTTTCCACCGTCAACCATTGCCTCTACTTTGTCTACCATATTCAATTCTCCTTTTCGATTAATTTGACGCTGTCACCTTTAACGGTAACGGGAATGGGGACCATGGCATCGACGAGCTCAACGGTGATCTCCTCTTTAGCCTGGTCGATCCTCTGGACCCTTGCCCTCTCGCCCTTGAAGGGTCCGTTGACAAGCTCCACGAGGTCTCCTTCCTCGATTCCGATGACTGCGGAGACGGGCACAAGGTATGAGCTGATCTCCTCGATCGAAGTCTCGGCGGGGATGTGGGTCCCTTTTGCTACACTGATATCTTTCCTGTCGACGAACGAGCGTGCCTTCTTGATCTCGCGGGTCTTCTCCTGGAGACGGTCGGTGTTCATACCCTCGACGAACACGTATCCCCTGAGACCTACGGGGCTGAGGATTGCGTAAACATCCTTCTCGCCCTGCGAGGCCTTTGCGAACAGGCTCTGTGCCACGACCTTCTCCTGATCGATCTGAGTCTTCAGGATGAGGATGGACTGTTTGGCGCAAGCGCCGAACTGCTGGGTGGCGGTGCCGGCATTGGATTTGACAGTGATTTCGATGTCGACGCGGTCGTCGTACCTGGCTCCCCTGGGGCAGATGACCTCGAGCCTCAGGATCTTGGAAGCGCTGCCGGGGAAGGCGACCTTGAACTCCGGCTTGGAGCGGAAGTAATCCCAAAGTTCTGCACCCTGGGAGTCGTAGAGGATGACGCTCCACTCGGGGCCGTTCTCGGGGTCGGATGCGACGACGCTGACGGAGAAGACCGCATCCGCTGCACCTGCCGCAACCTGGAAATCCCAGGTGACGAGGCCGCCTGCGTGGACGTCCTTCGCGCCGCTGTCACCGCTGAACATCGGACTTGAATAGTTCTCTGCCATCTTTCCACCTCAGAAGTACCCGGGAAGATAGGTCATGATCCACATGACAACGAATCCTACCAGACCGAGAATGAGGATTCCCAGTGCGGAAATTTTGGCGGTCTTCAGATACTCCTCCTTGTCAGGAGTGTGGGCCATCTGGAGAATCCTTCCGTATTTTCCCCTGCCGATACCGCTGATTCTGGAGTCGAGGCTGTCCTGAATCTGTTCAGCCTTAGTTCTTCCGGCGTTGTCATCTGTCATTTTTCTTCCTCTGCGCACCGAATCACGGTGCATTTATCGCTCGTTCGTTACCACTGACAATAGCAAATAAGCAAGACCCTAACTTAGCATGTTTATTTTAAAGGTTTCGGCCCTCTATACTATATTATTAGTTTGAGAGAAAGATACGCTGCCCCGAAGGGCCAGAAATATGTACGGCACTAACGTTATTATACCAAATGGGGATTGACTCTCAGTTTCCCCCTGAGGTGTTTAACATGGAAGAGGTTTTGTGCAATATCGAGATTACCAAGGACAACAATACTTTCGTCGCCAAGATCCAGAGCGATATCGGCGGTATGAGGGAGTACAAGTCTTCCAACTTCGAGGAAGGCCTCGAGCAGATGACCATGGATCTTCAGGAAGAATTCGAGCTTGCTTGAAAGGCGGTGAGAAAATGGCAGACAAAATCAAACAGATTGTTGACGCAATGACCATGCTCTCCGAGGACACTTCCGTCCCCAGAAACATCAGGAAAGGAGCCACTGATGCAAAAGCAAGGCTCCTTGACACCAAGGACGCTCCCGACGTACGTGCCGCCGGCGCCATCAACATCCTCGACGACCTTGCGAACGATCCCAACGTACCTCTTCACGCAAGGACCCTCATCTGGCAGATCATCAGCCAGCTTGAGACTGTCAGCAAAAACTGAATCAGACGGCCCCCAAAAAGGGGCCGCCGATTATTGTTCACTGTTTCTGGGACTTTATGATTTCCAGGAAATTCTGGAAGAGTTCCGCCCCGTACTCGCTGTTCTCCACCTCGGGATGATACTGTACACCGAAGAGAGGACGGGCGAGACATGACACGGCCTCGATACCGCAGGAAGGCGATGAGGCCAGGACCTTGAATCCCTTGGGGACGTCCTTCACCTCATCGTTGTGGGAACCCCATACGGTGATGTCGTCGGGGATTCCGGCGAAAATATCGGAGTGGTCGTCGATGTGGAGCTTGACCTCTCCGAACTCGGGCATGTCGGCAGGACCAAGCGTGGAACCGAAGTGCTGGCACATGAACTGGTGGCCGGCACAGATACCCAGCACGGGATACTCCGCTTTGTCGAGGTATTCACCGTTGTTACCCATGCGCTGACCCTCGCAGGCGATGCTGGGGGCACCTCCGGAGAGGACCAATCCGTCCAGGTCCCTGAGCTCCTCGAAGGGGGTTGTGTTGGGAACGATCTTGGTCTCGACCTTGAGATATTTCAGAACACGCCATTCGCGGTGGGTCCACTGTCCGCCGTTGTCGACGACATACACTTTCATGTCCCTTCATCCGCGAAGATGGTAAAAAATTATGGCCCTGTGAAGGGCCGTTAAGGTTTGTTCACTCCCACTCGATGGTCGCGGGGGGCTTGCTTGTGATGTCGTACACCACGCGGTTGACCTGGCTCTTCATGGAATCGGTGATTCTGACGGAGATCCTGTTGAGCACGTCCATGGTCAGCCTGGAGAAGGTGGCGGTCATTCCGTCAATGGAATCGACGGCACGCACAGCGATGGTGTAGCCGTAGGCCCTCCTGTCTCCCTGGACACCGACGGATTTGCTGGGGACCAGCACTGCGAAGTACTGCCAGGGGCGTACGGACTCGCCCGCATCGGCTGCTTTCCTGATCTCATCCTCAACGATGAAACAGGCTTCCCT
The sequence above is a segment of the methanogenic archaeon ISO4-H5 genome. Coding sequences within it:
- a CDS encoding cell division protein FtsZ2; amino-acid sequence: MPGTLVIGYGGYGCSCARTYSEKYDSPVLLMDYRSFAEEEYTLNQDCLELTEDINLNAGRLRDVLSDYSQILLLSPLGGASFEAAHTLISECARDLDKAMVSLCTIPYTFESERREKALQTLATLPESVDNLFVIDLQRTIRDEAITENFSEFLAGTEGKIADLVHMLVDLLEKMPFFSYCSSPSYTIAVGKGTHYQDAISDALAHTYFEVPPSCGKIIAFTDMQVSDFDRDQASTTLAARGNAMPEHVGKSGLGGDTVLLFMPISCRRPL
- a CDS encoding ribosomal protein L12P Rpl12p — translated: MQYIYSAMVLYSAGKEITEDAITAILNAAGAEVDAAKVKALVASLEGVDIKEAIANASFAAPAAAAAAAPAAAADAPAAAPAEEEEEKVSEDEAAAGLSALFG
- a CDS encoding acidic ribosomal protein P0 RplPO encodes the protein MAHVASWKKELVGEIVEDIKNAPVVAVVSMQGIPGQQIQAMRAGMRGHAKIKMTKNNLIRLALDEAVQYKPGIDALAEHVDGQCAIVTTDMNAFKLFNKLKATMSPAPAKAGDKAPYDIVVPAGPTPFGPGPIIGELQKLGLPAQIMNGKITIKKDTTVVKEGEAISADLAAMLPKLEILPMIVGMDAKAVYGDGIVYSRSVLDIPDDYYSNMFATAAHDALAVAVEIAYPAKETLPTLIAKAYRSAYSLSVEAAIPTKETIGALFAKADSQMLAVASATGYTNDDIAARISSAPVATAAEPVAQAEQKADEEEAEEVSEDEAAAGLSALFG
- a CDS encoding ribosomal protein L1P Rpl1p; translation: MADKPTVIVVQKALDSAKKRKFVETVELAINLKDVDLSLPKNRIQEDIVLPKGRGKEVKIAVIGGGELALKAKDVADLVITPEELGTLAGNKKQAKKIANDIDYFIAEAPLMAQVGKRLGTVLGPRGKMPKPIAPGADPAALIANFRKSVTVRTKDKKTFHVPIGTVEMSADDIAENADLIMKRVEGHLEKGSHNIASAYIKTTMGPAERLL
- a CDS encoding ribosomal protein L11P Rpl11p, with translation MVDKVEAMVDGGKATAGPPLGPALGPKGVNTAQVVAKINEKTKAFEGMKVPVTVLINDDKTFEIKVGTPPMSALIKAELGIPLGSGNPKTTKVGNLTVEQAKKVAAQKQDDLLGATVKARVMEVAGNCVSLGVTIDGKDAKVFQADVRAGVYDAELQ
- a CDS encoding ribosomal protein L24 family, with the protein product MAENYSSPMFSGDSGAKDVHAGGLVTWDFQVAAGAADAVFSVSVVASDPENGPEWSVILYDSQGAELWDYFRSKPEFKVAFPGSASKILRLEVICPRGARYDDRVDIEITVKSNAGTATQQFGACAKQSILILKTQIDQEKVVAQSLFAKASQGEKDVYAILSPVGLRGYVFVEGMNTDRLQEKTREIKKARSFVDRKDISVAKGTHIPAETSIEEISSYLVPVSAVIGIEEGDLVELVNGPFKGERARVQRIDQAKEEITVELVDAMVPIPVTVKGDSVKLIEKEN
- a CDS encoding protein translocase subunit Sss1 → MTDDNAGRTKAEQIQDSLDSRISGIGRGKYGRILQMAHTPDKEEYLKTAKISALGILILGLVGFVVMWIMTYLPGYF
- a CDS encoding GMP synthase subunit A GuaA2; translated protein: MKVYVVDNGGQWTHREWRVLKYLKVETKIVPNTTPFEELRDLDGLVLSGGAPSIACEGQRMGNNGEYLDKAEYPVLGICAGHQFMCQHFGSTLGPADMPEFGEVKLHIDDHSDIFAGIPDDITVWGSHNDEVKDVPKGFKVLASSPSCGIEAVSCLARPLFGVQYHPEVENSEYGAELFQNFLEIIKSQKQ